In a genomic window of Curtobacterium flaccumfaciens pv. betae:
- a CDS encoding ABC transporter permease: protein MIKRLTGNALVWATAIVLAVFILGPLVWLAARAFATTWTYPNLLPDGWTLQWWGTVFEDRSLAVAVQNSLVLAPLTVLIAAVVCLPAAWAISRIEFPGRRLVLVGLFATNAFPKMGLFVTMSAMFTALNLMNTVTGILIVHVLGCVVFMTWLPAAAFSAVPRSLEEAARDAGASRWRTFWKVTFPIAWPGILVAMVMSFLASFDEAQGTYLVGAPTYMTMPTAMYSLVLNSPRQVSAVFAIALSIPSVVLLLLARKHIMGGRLADGFQIR from the coding sequence GTGATCAAGCGTCTGACCGGCAACGCCCTCGTCTGGGCGACCGCGATCGTGCTGGCCGTGTTCATCCTCGGGCCGCTCGTCTGGCTGGCCGCCCGTGCCTTCGCCACGACGTGGACCTACCCGAACCTGCTGCCCGACGGCTGGACCCTGCAATGGTGGGGCACCGTGTTCGAGGACCGCAGCCTGGCCGTCGCGGTGCAGAACTCGCTCGTCCTCGCCCCGCTCACGGTCCTCATCGCCGCGGTGGTCTGCCTGCCCGCCGCGTGGGCGATCAGCCGCATCGAGTTCCCGGGGCGGCGGCTCGTGCTCGTCGGACTGTTCGCCACGAACGCGTTCCCGAAGATGGGCCTCTTCGTCACGATGTCGGCGATGTTCACCGCGCTGAACCTCATGAACACGGTCACCGGCATCCTGATCGTCCACGTCCTGGGCTGCGTCGTGTTCATGACGTGGTTGCCCGCCGCAGCCTTCTCGGCAGTGCCGCGGTCCCTCGAGGAAGCCGCCCGCGATGCCGGGGCGAGCCGCTGGCGCACCTTCTGGAAGGTGACGTTCCCGATCGCCTGGCCCGGGATCCTCGTCGCGATGGTGATGTCGTTCCTGGCGTCCTTCGACGAGGCGCAGGGCACGTACCTGGTCGGCGCCCCGACGTACATGACGATGCCGACGGCGATGTACTCGCTCGTCCTGAACTCCCCGCGCCAGGTCTCGGCGGTGTTCGCGATCGCGTTGAGCATCCCGTCCGTGGTCCTGCTGCTGCTCGCCCGGAAGCACATCATGGGCGGCCGCCTGGCGGACGGCTTCCAGATCCGATGA
- a CDS encoding ATP-binding cassette domain-containing protein has translation MAIIEASGLTKTYRSKSGPVHALAGLDLSVPQGTVKALLGPNGAGKTTVVKVLTTLITPDSGTATIDGIDVIADPQATRRSIGVSGQYAAVDENLTGFENLEMIGRLYHLGRRTARDRARELIDVFDLSEAGDRPVKGFSGGMRRRIDLAGALVMNPRVLFLDEPTTGLDPRSRLALWGIIEDLVAEGATVLLTTQYLEEADRLADDIAVIDDGAVIAEGTADQLKAQVGGHRVVVTLVDETDGDAATTVLRRYGVGEVETSGDGRTRAIAVEAGPAALQRVLADLGAAGIELHDAGMRRPTLDDVFLRLTGHAATDDDADEPAASKQKETAR, from the coding sequence ATGGCCATCATCGAAGCCTCCGGGCTGACCAAGACCTACAGGTCGAAGTCCGGGCCGGTGCACGCGCTGGCCGGACTCGACCTGTCGGTGCCGCAGGGCACCGTGAAGGCGCTGCTCGGGCCGAACGGCGCGGGCAAGACCACGGTGGTGAAGGTGCTCACCACCCTCATCACGCCCGACTCGGGGACCGCGACGATCGACGGCATCGACGTGATCGCCGACCCGCAGGCCACCCGGCGGTCCATCGGGGTGTCCGGGCAGTACGCGGCGGTCGACGAGAACCTGACCGGGTTCGAGAACCTCGAGATGATCGGGCGGCTCTACCACCTGGGCCGCAGGACAGCGCGCGATCGTGCCCGGGAGCTCATCGACGTCTTCGACCTGTCCGAGGCTGGCGACCGTCCGGTGAAGGGCTTCTCCGGCGGCATGCGGCGACGCATCGACCTCGCCGGGGCGCTGGTGATGAACCCGCGCGTGCTGTTCCTCGACGAGCCGACGACGGGACTCGACCCCCGCAGCCGCCTGGCGCTCTGGGGCATCATCGAGGACCTCGTGGCCGAGGGGGCGACGGTGCTCCTCACCACCCAGTACCTGGAGGAAGCCGACCGGCTCGCCGACGACATCGCGGTCATCGACGACGGGGCGGTCATCGCCGAGGGCACCGCGGACCAGCTCAAGGCGCAGGTCGGCGGCCACCGGGTGGTCGTCACCCTGGTCGACGAGACCGACGGCGACGCGGCGACCACGGTGCTCCGCCGCTACGGGGTCGGCGAGGTCGAGACCTCGGGCGACGGCCGCACCCGTGCGATCGCGGTGGAGGCCGGTCCGGCAGCCCTGCAGCGCGTGCTCGCCGACCTGGGCGCGGCCGGCATCGAACTCCACGACGCCGGCATGCGACGCCCGACCCTCGACGACGTCTTCCTCCGCCTGACCGGGCACGCCGCGACGGACGACGACGCCGACGAACCCGCGGCCAGCAAGCAGAAGGAGACGGCACGATGA
- a CDS encoding inositol monophosphatase family protein produces the protein MRPPRLVAHRGAPRVRRENTLPAIAVAEALGAEVIEVDVRRTADGVAVLLHDETLGRMWGDARRVSDVDWCDVARLGNGLDRIPRLDGALERLDGCRSTLLVDLTDAEDALVAARTVAGFTGSTAVAWCGAPAAMAAVRSVLPDADVWLAWESLDPPVAADLEALEPSTLNLDVAFLTPRTVEVAHALGLRVAVWTIDDVEPAIWAARLGVDSITTNDVGSIGAALSAAERDGWPERDREPTETEVASRAQALAHRIAHEVIAYTREHPVSEVHTKANPADLVTDVDRLVEQHVRSRVRMVFPTHGFTGEEYGEAPGDRHRWFLDPVDGTTNLANGVPWTSMSLCLTRGGRPLVGVVADPWRGEVLEARRGRGATLRDRQLRLDDTPRPLAGAVVGTELDGHRPWPGFGAFLDALADRSCTLRVQGSGTLTIAQVAAGRGIGGCVSAFNPVDHGAAVLLVHEAGGVVLTPSGPVEGFPPVGEPFLVAHPGAADELHAVWTAALAAG, from the coding sequence GTGCGTCCGCCACGCCTCGTCGCCCACCGCGGTGCGCCGCGCGTCCGGCGCGAGAACACGCTGCCCGCCATCGCGGTCGCCGAGGCGCTCGGCGCCGAGGTGATCGAGGTCGACGTCCGTCGCACCGCCGACGGCGTCGCCGTCCTGCTGCACGACGAGACCCTCGGCCGGATGTGGGGCGATGCCCGCCGGGTGTCCGACGTCGACTGGTGCGACGTCGCCCGGCTCGGCAACGGCCTCGACCGGATCCCGCGGCTCGACGGTGCGCTCGAACGGCTCGACGGCTGCCGGTCGACCCTGCTCGTCGACCTGACCGACGCCGAGGACGCCCTGGTCGCCGCCCGCACCGTCGCGGGCTTCACCGGCTCCACCGCGGTGGCCTGGTGCGGGGCACCGGCGGCGATGGCGGCCGTCCGCTCCGTGCTGCCCGACGCCGACGTCTGGCTGGCGTGGGAGTCGCTCGATCCGCCCGTCGCCGCGGACCTCGAGGCGCTCGAGCCGTCGACGCTCAACCTCGACGTCGCGTTCCTCACCCCGCGCACCGTCGAGGTCGCACACGCCCTGGGCCTGCGCGTCGCCGTCTGGACCATCGACGACGTCGAGCCCGCCATCTGGGCAGCCCGGCTCGGTGTCGACTCGATCACCACGAACGACGTCGGGTCCATCGGGGCAGCCCTGTCGGCGGCCGAGCGCGACGGCTGGCCCGAGCGCGACCGCGAGCCCACCGAGACCGAGGTCGCCTCGCGCGCCCAGGCCCTGGCCCACCGCATCGCCCACGAGGTCATCGCGTACACGCGCGAACACCCGGTCAGCGAGGTCCACACCAAGGCGAACCCCGCCGACCTGGTCACCGACGTCGACCGCCTGGTGGAGCAGCACGTCCGCTCCCGCGTGCGGATGGTGTTCCCGACGCACGGGTTCACCGGCGAGGAGTACGGCGAGGCCCCCGGCGATCGGCACCGCTGGTTCCTGGACCCCGTCGACGGCACCACCAACCTGGCGAACGGCGTGCCCTGGACGTCGATGTCGCTCTGCCTGACCCGTGGCGGCCGCCCGCTCGTCGGCGTCGTCGCGGACCCCTGGCGCGGCGAGGTGCTCGAGGCCCGACGCGGCCGCGGCGCCACCCTGCGCGACCGCCAGCTCCGACTCGACGACACACCCCGGCCGCTCGCCGGCGCCGTCGTCGGCACCGAGCTCGACGGACACCGCCCGTGGCCGGGGTTCGGGGCGTTCCTCGACGCCCTGGCCGACCGGTCGTGCACGCTCCGGGTCCAGGGATCGGGCACGTTGACGATCGCCCAGGTCGCGGCGGGGCGCGGGATCGGCGGCTGCGTCTCGGCGTTCAACCCGGTCGACCACGGCGCCGCGGTGCTGCTCGTGCACGAGGCCGGGGGCGTCGTGCTGACGCCGTCCGGCCCCGTGGAGGGCTTCCCGCCCGTGGGGGAGCCGTTCCTCGTGGCGCACCCGGGGGCCGCGGACGAGCTGCACGCGGTGTGGACGGCGGCGCTCGCCGCGGGGTGA
- a CDS encoding ABC transporter ATP-binding protein, which yields MTHTSTKGDQMTDKALVAERAPGLQADGSTADRTRSGGLTIRGLRKTLGGRDVVAGIDLDVAKGELVSLLGPSGCGKTTTLRMVAGFLPADGGVVTMGDRDVTSLGPERRPSAMVFQNYALWPHMTVTQNVAFPLRTRRVPKQRVAERVRDALELVGLSHHAGSKPTAISGGEQQRVALARAIVQEPDVLLLDEPLSNLDAKLRVSVRDEIRRIQQRLGITTVIVTHDQDEALSISDRIAVMHDGRIEQIATPTELYARPATSFVASFIGSTSVVTGRFLAGTSVGPTAADTVLVRPEQVVLTDDSPIRATVARVLMRGHFAEVVLSTDGAELRAYVTGPPPAVGTETGVRLGEVLVHRDGVLLEVAR from the coding sequence ATGACCCACACCAGCACGAAAGGCGACCAGATGACGGACAAGGCGCTCGTCGCAGAACGCGCACCGGGCCTCCAGGCCGACGGCAGCACGGCGGACCGGACCCGCTCCGGCGGACTCACCATCCGCGGACTGCGCAAGACGCTCGGCGGACGCGACGTCGTCGCCGGCATCGACCTCGACGTCGCGAAGGGCGAGCTCGTCTCGCTCCTCGGCCCGTCCGGCTGCGGCAAGACCACGACGCTCCGCATGGTGGCGGGGTTCCTGCCCGCCGACGGCGGCGTCGTGACCATGGGGGACCGCGACGTCACGTCGCTCGGCCCGGAGCGCCGGCCGAGCGCGATGGTGTTCCAGAACTACGCGCTCTGGCCGCACATGACGGTGACGCAGAACGTCGCGTTCCCGCTGCGGACCCGACGGGTGCCGAAGCAGCGGGTCGCCGAGCGGGTGCGCGACGCGCTCGAGCTCGTCGGCCTGAGCCACCACGCCGGCTCGAAGCCGACCGCGATCTCGGGCGGCGAGCAGCAGCGCGTCGCCCTGGCCCGCGCCATCGTGCAGGAGCCGGACGTCCTGCTCCTCGACGAGCCGCTGTCGAACCTCGACGCGAAGCTCCGCGTGAGCGTCCGCGACGAGATCCGCCGCATCCAGCAGCGACTCGGCATCACGACCGTGATCGTCACGCACGACCAGGACGAAGCGCTCAGTATCTCCGACCGGATCGCCGTCATGCACGACGGCCGCATCGAGCAGATCGCGACACCGACCGAGCTCTACGCCCGCCCCGCCACGAGCTTCGTCGCGTCGTTCATCGGGTCGACGAGCGTCGTCACCGGCCGGTTCCTCGCCGGCACCTCGGTCGGCCCGACGGCGGCCGACACGGTGCTGGTCCGCCCCGAGCAGGTCGTGCTCACCGACGACTCGCCGATCCGTGCGACGGTCGCGCGGGTGCTCATGCGCGGGCACTTCGCCGAGGTCGTGCTCAGCACCGACGGCGCGGAGCTCCGCGCCTACGTCACCGGGCCGCCGCCGGCGGTCGGCACCGAGACCGGGGTGCGCCTGGGCGAGGTGCTCGTCCACCGCGACGGCGTGCTGCTCGAGGTCGCCCGATGA